A DNA window from Camelina sativa cultivar DH55 chromosome 17, Cs, whole genome shotgun sequence contains the following coding sequences:
- the LOC104756548 gene encoding F-box/kelch-repeat protein At1g22040-like — translation MGSVMSLSCSKRKATSQDVESSNESRKRRKTCSDNDVVVDEFCRLIPSLPDELSIQILARLPRICYSSVRLVSRRWRSAVSTSEVYGLRKELGRTEEWLYVLTKGHEDKLLWYALDPVSTKWQRLPPMPVVVYEEESRRSLSGLWNMVGPSFKVTEIVRSLFGRKDTSEQMPFCGCAIGAVDGCLYVLGGLSRSKTVSCVWRFDPIFNSWSEVSSMLTSRAYSKTGVLNKKLYVVGGVDRGRGGLAPLQSAEVYDPSTDAWSEVPSMPFSKAQVLPNAFLADLLKPIATGMTCYNGMLCVPQSLYSWPFFVDVGGEVYDPETNLWVEMPSGMGEGWPARQAGTKLSVVVDGELYAFDPSSSMENGKIKVYDQKEDTWKVVIGEVPIYDLTDSESPYLLAGFHGKLHFITRDTNHNVTVLRADVPNIPVSLPSSSSSSVSGSRSLSEKGNAPNKSDTVIWKLIATKDFGAAELVSCQVIDI, via the coding sequence TGAGCTTGAGCTGTTCCAAGAGGAAAGCAACGAGTCAAGACGTGGAATCCTCAAACGAATCTCGTAAAAGACGAAAGACTTGTTCAGATAacgatgttgttgttgatgagttTTGCAGATTGATTCCAAGTCTTCCTGATGAGTTATCTATACAGATTCTCGCTAGGCTTCCTAGGATCTGTTACTCGAGTGTTAGGTTGGTTTCTCGGAGGTGGAGATCGGCTGTTTCGACTTCTGAGGTGTATGGTTTGAGGAAagagcttgggagaactgaggAGTGGCTCTATGTGCTTACTAAAGGTCATGAGGATAAGCTTTTGTGGTATGCTTTAGATCCTGTGTCCACTAAATGGCAGAGATTGCCTCCTATGCCTGTTGTTGTTTACGAAGAGGAGTCTAGAAGGAGTTTGTCTGGTTTGTGGAACATGGTTGGTCCGAGTTTTAAAGTTACTGAGATTGTGAGGAGCTTGTTTGGTAGGAAGGACACCTCTGAGCAAATGCCGTTTTGTGGTTGTGCTATTGGTGCGGTTGATGGGTGTCTTTACGTTCTTGGTGGGCTCTCTAGGTCTAAAACAGTGAGCTGTGTTTGGAGGTTTGATCCGATTTTTAACTCGTGGAGTGAAGTGAGCTCTATGTTAACGAGCCGGGCTTATTCTAAAACTGGTGTGTTGAATAAGAAACTATATGTTGTTGGAGGTGTTGATAGGGGACGGGGAGGTTTAGCTCCGCTACAGTCAGCTGAGGTTTATGATCCGAGTACGGATGCTTGGTCAGAGGTTCCGAGTATGCCTTTCTCAAAGGCGCAAGTGTTGCCAAACGCGTTTTTGGCTGACTTATTGAAGCCTATCGCCACGGGAATGACTTGTTACAATGGTATGTTATGTGTTCCTCAGAGTTTGTACTCTTGGCCTTTCTTTGTTGATGTTGGAGGAGAGGTTTATGACCCTGAGACAAATCTATGGGTTGAAATGCCGTCTGGTATGGGTGAAGGTTGGCCTGCGAGGCAAGCAGGTACAAAACTGAGTGTTGTGGTGGATGGTGAGTTATATGCATttgatccttcttcttccatggAGAATGGGAAGATTAAAGTTTATGATCAAAAGGAAGATACTTGGAAAGTTGTTATAGGAGAAGTCCCTATTTACGACTTGACAGATTCAGAATCTCCTTATTTGCTTGCTGGGTTTCACGGCAAGCTTCATTTCATTACTAGAGACACTAACCATAACGTTACAGTCTTACGAGCTGATGTCCCCAACATCCCAGTGTCCTTACCATCGTCTAGCTCAAGTTCTGTTTCGGGTTCACGGTCTTTGAGTGAAAAGGGCAATGCACCTAACAAGTCAGACACTGTTATCTGGAAGCTCATTGCAACCAAGGACTTTGGTGCTGCTGAACTTGTTAGCTGCCAagttatagatatataa